GCATTGTAGGTGGCGATCACTTCAGCGGCGATGGACACGGCGATCTCGATGGGCAGTTTGCCTTTTACTTCGGACAGTCCCATCGGACAGCGCATCCGCTTAACCAATGCCGGGTCGAAACCACGATTGCGCAGCCGATGTTCGAACTTGGCGCGTTTGGTCTTCGAACCGATCAGGCCGAAGTAAGTGAAGTCGCCACGCTTGAGGATGGCAGCAGTCAGCTCCAGATCCAGCTGATGGTCGTGGGTCATGACGATGCAATAACTGCCAGCAGGCAGACGGTCGACTTCCTCGGTCACCTCGTCATTGACGATGGCCGTCACGCCTTGGGGCACGTGCTCGGGAAACTCTTGCTGGCGCGAATCTATCCAGCGCACCCGGCAGGGCAGGCTGGCCAGCAATGGCACCAGCGCACGGCCGA
The DNA window shown above is from Pseudomonas sp. BSw22131 and carries:
- the xdhC gene encoding xanthine dehydrogenase accessory protein XdhC — translated: MNNWISALAELQTQGEACVLVTIIEERGSTPRNAGSKMVVSAERLFDTIGGGHLEYKAMEIAREMLATGSQQTRLERFSLGASLGQCCGGVNVLLFEPMGQPQAQIAVFGAGHVGRALVPLLASLPCRVRWIDSRQQEFPEHVPQGVTAIVNDEVTEEVDRLPAGSYCIVMTHDHQLDLELTAAILKRGDFTYFGLIGSKTKRAKFEHRLRNRGFDPALVKRMRCPMGLSEVKGKLPIEIAVSIAAEVIATYNASFDEQTAGAEPIARLMPVSRRSQAQ